One window of Cydia pomonella isolate Wapato2018A chromosome 5, ilCydPomo1, whole genome shotgun sequence genomic DNA carries:
- the LOC133517809 gene encoding zinc transporter zipt-7.2 — MFKVNKSILTCVLLAFATVVVLGHSHSHAHSHDEPPSFKYSKAANEQHETKSEQKKITEPDYDLYVNALSSTIFISIVPFFILFFIPIDGTVEKQPLLKVLLSFASGGLLGDAFLHLIPHALAASGSEGGGHSHSHSHGGEQHAPHDTSVGLGVLGGIIAFLVVEKSVRLFSGEHGHSHGADKKKNDDKLKKKGKDKKEPEIKIAGYLNLAADFTHNFTDGLAIGASFIAGKNIGYITTVTILLHEIPHEIGDFAILVQSGCSRKKAMMLQLLTAFGAISGTLISIYLQGYEDSVVSKLVLPFTAGGFIYIATVSVIPELLEGANKLSQSIKEIIALLAGVYMMVLIAQYE; from the coding sequence atgtttaaagttaataaatcaatattaacatGTGTTCTATTAGCATTTGCCACAGTTGTAGTATTGGGCCATTCACACTCGCACGCACATTCTCATGATGAGCCGCCGTCATTCAAGTATTCGAAAGCTGCAAACGAACAACACGAAACAAAGTCAGAACAAAAAAAGATAACAGAACCAGACTACGACCTGTACGTGAACGCCCTGAGTTCTACTATTTTTATAAGCATAGTGCCATTCTTTATTCTCTTCTTCATACCTATAGATGGAACTGTTGAGAAACAACCACTGTTAAAGGTTTTGTTATCGTTCGCTTCGGGCGGACTTCTTGGAGATGCTTTTCTGCACTTGATACCGCACGCGCTGGCGGCGAGTGGCAGTGAAGGCGGCGGGCATAGCCACAGCCACTCGCACGGTGGCGAGCAGCACGCGCCGCACGACACCAGCGTCGGGCTCGGCGTGCTCGGCGGCATCATCGCCTTCCTTGTCGTCGAGAAATCCGTGCGGCTGTTTAGTGGAGAACATGGCCACTCCCATGGAGCtgacaagaaaaaaaatgacgACAAATTGAAAAAGAAGGGAAAGGACAAAAAAGAGCCCGAGATCAAAATAGCCGGATACCTCAACCTTGCTGCAGACTTCACCCACAATTTCACTGACGGTTTAGCTATTGGAGCATCATTCATTGCTGGAAAAAATATTGGCTACATCACTACTGTCACTATTTTGCTCCATGAAATTCCTCATGAGATTGGAGACTTTGCTATTCTGGTGCAGTCCGGCTGCTCACGGAAAAAGGCCATGATGTTACAACTCCTGACTGCCTTTGGAGCAATCTCAGGGACTCTTATCTCAATTTATCTACAAGGGTATGAGGATAGTGTTGTATCTAAATTAGTACTTCCTTTTACAGCAGGTGGCTTTATTTATATTGCCACTGTTTCAGTTATTCCAGAACTATTGGAAGGTGCCAACAAATTGTCACAATCTATCAAAGAAATTATTGCACTACTAGCTGGAGTGTACATGATGGTACTTATAGCACAATATGAATAA
- the LOC133517810 gene encoding small ribosomal subunit protein uS13 — translation MSLVIPDKFQHILRIMNTNIDGKRKVMFAMTAIKGVGRRYSNIVLKKADIDLDKRAGECTEEEVEKIITIMSNPRQYKIPDWFLNRQKDIVDGKYSQLTSSNLDSKLREDLERLKKIRAHRGMRHYWGLRVRGQHTKTTGRRGRTVGVSKKK, via the exons ATG TCGCTCGTAATTCCGGACAAGTTTCAACATATTCTTCGTATTATGAATACGAACATCGATGGCAAACGTAAAGTTATGTTTGCCATGACGGCTATCAAGGGAGTTGGCCGCAGATATTCGAACATCGTCCTGAAGAAGGCTGACATTGACCTGGACAAGCGTGCTGGAGAATGCACTGAGGAAGAG GTAGAAAAAATCATCACTATCATGTCCAACCCAAGGCAGTACAAAATCCCCGACTGGTTCTTGAACAGACAAAAGGACATTGTTGACGGCAAGTACAGCCAGCTAACCTCCTCCAACTTGGACTCAAAGCTCCGTGAAGACTTGGAGAGGCTGAAGAAGATCCGTGCCCACAGGGGCATGCGCCACTACTGGGGCCTGCGTGTGCGCGGTCAGCACACCAAGACCACTGGCAGGAGAGGACGTACTGTTGGTGTATCTAAGAAGAAgtaa